One window from the genome of Periophthalmus magnuspinnatus isolate fPerMag1 chromosome 18, fPerMag1.2.pri, whole genome shotgun sequence encodes:
- the rbm46 gene encoding probable RNA-binding protein 46 — MALLALMEKTGYNMVQENGQRKYGGPPPGWEGPPPPRGCEVFVGKIPRHMYEDELVPLFERAGRIYEFRLMMEFSGENRGYAFVTYTNREAVQRAIQMLDNYEIMPGKYIGVCLSLDNCRLFIGSIPKDKKKEEIMEEMKKVTDGVVDVIVYPSSTDKSKNRGFAFVEYESHKAAALARRKLIPGTFQLWGHSVQVDWAEPEKDVDEEVMQRVRVLYVRNLMLSTSEETLQHEFSRFKPGSVERVKKLTDYAFVHYHHRDDALTALGLMNGVVIDGAAVEVSLAKPVTVNREGGGVARKHHNRGYPGNGNHSKLMSVATATAEGGGAGAEGGAEFMTHRNDNGDGPMRDLPSRPGGLYLDHTDGVERCMYPLLPGTSLSPTSLLSLKQSQICSAQSLLEYFCRKNYWSPPEYHLYSTPGYDGKLLLLYKVVLSSTHSTFIPDKLCVLVDDAKELAAQTTLWNLAVGDPSPSLRTPPPVSSTVLTCDRPLTPCLPLPPHFPLAPLENLQQKKEPFCDGQLGLYH, encoded by the exons ATGGCTCTGCTGGCTCTGATGGAGAAAACGGGCTACAACATGGTCCAAGAGAACGGCCAGAGGAAGTATGGAGGACCTCCACCAG gatggGAGGGTCCGCCCCCGCCTCGAGGCTGTGAGGTGTTTGTGGGGAAGATTCCCAGACACATGTACGAAGACGAGCTGGTGCCGCTGTTCGAACGCGCCGGAAGAATCTACGAATTCAGACTCATGATGGAGTTTAGTGGAGAGAACCGCGGCTACGCCTTTGTCACGTACACCAACAG AGAGGCGGTGCAGAGGGCCATTCAGATGTTGGATAATTACGAGATCATGCCAGGCAAGTACATCGGCGTCTGCTTGAGTCTGGACAACTGCAGACTCTTCATCGGATCCATACCCAAGgacaagaagaaagaagagattATGGAGGAGATGAAGAAG GTGACCGACGGCGTGGTGGATGTCATCGTCTACCCGAGCTCCACCGATAAATCCAAAAACAGAGGCTTTGCTTTTGTGGAGTACGAGTCTCATAAGGCGGCTGCTTTGGCCCGAAGAAAACTCATCCCAG gtACGTTCCAGCTTTGGGGCCACTCAGTCCAGGTGGACTGGGCAGAGCCTGAGAAGGACGTGGACGAGGAGGTGATGCAGCGCGTCCGAGTGCTCTAT GTGCGTAACTTGATGCTGAGCACGTCGGAGGAGACTCTGCAGCACGAGTTTTCACggttcaaaccaggaagtgtggaACGAGTCAAAAAGCTCACGGACTACGCCTTTGTGCACTACCATCACCGTGACGACGCCCTGACCGCCCTGGGCCTGATGAATGGAGTGGTCATCGACGGAGCCGCGGTCGAG GTGTCACTCGCCAAACCCGTCACCGTGAACCGAGAGGGCGGGGGCGTGGCCAGGAAGCACCACAACAGGGGTTACCCGGGCAACGGTAACCACAGTAAGCTCATGAGCGTTGCCACTGCGACAGCAGAAGGGGGCGGTGCAGGAGCCGAAGGAGGGGCGGAGTTTATGACGCACCGGAATGACAACGGAGACGGGCCAATGAGAGACCTGCCCTCCAGACCGGGGGGGCTCTACTTGGATcacacag ATGGCGTGGAGCGGTGCATGTACCCACTGTTACCTGGGACGTCCCTGAGCCCCACCAGCCTCCTGTCACTCAAACAGAGCCAGATCTGCTCCGCCCAGAGTCTACTCGAGTACTTCTGTAGAAAAAACTACTGGTCTCCTCCAGAGTATCACCTGTACTCCACGCCCGGGTACGACGgcaaactgctgctgctgtacaaG gtgGTTCTCTCATCCACACACAGCACTTTTATCCCAGACAAACTGTGTGTTCTTGTGGACGATGCCAAAGAGCTGGCGGCTCAGACCACTCTCTGGAACCTCG CAGTGGGGGACCCCTCCCCTTCTCTGCGGACTCCGCCCCCTGTGTCCAGCACGGTGTTGACCTGCGATCGACCTTTGACCCCCTGCCTGCCTCTGCCTCCACATTTCCCTCTggcccctct GGAGAATCTACAGCAAAAGAAGGAGCCATTTTGTGACGGACAGTTAGGTTTGTACCATTga